A genomic stretch from Natronomonas gomsonensis includes:
- a CDS encoding DsrE family protein has product MKTVFHVADGAEDVQDAAIRYARGIFEDESVEMDAVAVVANASGIELVRFDSDYAEEIAELSEGAVQFVACKKSMQAAGLTRDDILDVVETAPTSVGELTRRQEDGYHYIKVP; this is encoded by the coding sequence ATGAAGACCGTCTTTCACGTGGCCGATGGGGCTGAGGACGTTCAAGACGCGGCAATCCGATACGCAAGGGGTATCTTTGAGGACGAATCCGTCGAGATGGACGCCGTCGCCGTCGTCGCCAACGCATCTGGTATCGAACTCGTTCGATTTGATTCCGACTACGCCGAGGAAATCGCCGAACTATCCGAGGGGGCTGTCCAGTTCGTCGCCTGCAAGAAATCGATGCAGGCCGCTGGACTGACGCGAGATGACATCCTCGACGTCGTCGAGACGGCCCCCACGTCTGTCGGAGAACTCACGCGGCGTCAGGAAGACGGATACCACTACATCAAGGTCCCCTGA
- a CDS encoding alpha/beta hydrolase, whose protein sequence is MGRNANSAGSREDPHRGQPIETAGAPPKVAENAVVMLHGRGSTAQSILALIDEFLQHGVMYLAPQAAHNSWYPRSGYAPLEDNEPWFSSALDHVARAIDVAADTGISPEQTLLLGFSQGGCLASEFVARNPRQYGGLVVLSGSLLGEETREEYEGSINGTPVFLGCSSDDPYVAAEQVNDSAELFERLGGDVTSKLYDGLGHAINDDEIQTINTFIERLS, encoded by the coding sequence ATGGGACGGAACGCTAATTCTGCCGGATCAAGAGAGGACCCACACCGTGGACAGCCCATCGAGACAGCGGGAGCACCGCCGAAGGTAGCGGAGAACGCCGTCGTGATGCTGCACGGACGCGGTTCGACTGCCCAGAGCATTCTCGCGCTCATCGACGAGTTTCTACAGCACGGCGTGATGTATCTCGCCCCGCAAGCGGCTCACAATTCTTGGTATCCCCGCTCCGGGTATGCACCACTCGAAGACAATGAACCGTGGTTCTCCTCGGCACTCGATCACGTGGCGAGAGCAATCGACGTTGCTGCTGATACCGGAATCTCACCCGAACAGACGCTTCTTCTCGGGTTTTCACAAGGCGGGTGTCTCGCGAGTGAGTTCGTCGCCCGAAATCCCCGTCAGTACGGGGGTCTCGTAGTGTTGTCGGGAAGTCTACTCGGGGAAGAAACGAGAGAGGAGTACGAGGGGTCCATCAACGGAACCCCAGTATTTCTCGGCTGCAGTTCTGACGATCCATACGTCGCCGCTGAGCAGGTTAACGACTCTGCAGAGTTGTTCGAACGACTCGGTGGCGACGTGACCAGCAAACTCTACGATGGGCTGGGACACGCGATTAACGACGACGAGATTCAGACGATAAACACCTTCATCGAACGACTCTCTTGA
- a CDS encoding AI-2E family transporter: protein MNYDARLRRRILFGIGGVGLLIAVVFVLIQFQATLVFTVFLYYASRPIYRKLDNFSLPSRLQGRYLPYRRQVLAVTTIAVFLLPFLFLLTYTLVLVVPEIQRFVGGNGPGAAYLSALQSAQGSGLPAPLVGLEISDILAMSPEEVAAILNNPAVQTWAERMVTTLIDSVGLIANAALHGFILLAGTYYLLTDGSQLVGWFLDNFDESGVVKSYAVAVDDELSSILFGNILNAFVTGIIGILVFSGYNLVAPEAVKVPFAPLVGALTGAGSLIPVVGMKIVYLPVGAILAVAAVASGQPSAFGFVILFLLLAFVVVDTIPDFLIRPYVSGNRTHVGLLMFAYILGPIAFGFYGIFLGPILLVLLAEFFRTIASYVLTGRQPHEQSSLSDY from the coding sequence ATGAATTACGACGCAAGACTACGGCGACGAATTCTCTTCGGAATAGGAGGGGTAGGATTGCTAATTGCTGTCGTTTTTGTCTTAATTCAGTTTCAGGCGACGCTCGTGTTCACGGTTTTTCTCTACTATGCAAGCCGCCCAATTTATCGAAAGCTCGATAACTTTTCGCTTCCATCGCGACTCCAAGGCCGTTACCTTCCCTATCGCCGTCAGGTGCTTGCAGTGACTACGATTGCTGTTTTCCTACTGCCGTTTCTCTTCTTGCTCACCTATACCCTTGTGCTAGTGGTACCCGAGATCCAGCGCTTCGTCGGCGGGAACGGTCCTGGTGCAGCATATCTCTCTGCACTGCAGTCGGCACAAGGGAGTGGACTTCCGGCACCACTTGTAGGGTTAGAGATCAGTGACATACTAGCAATGAGTCCTGAGGAGGTTGCAGCGATTCTCAACAATCCCGCAGTTCAAACATGGGCAGAACGAATGGTGACTACGCTGATTGATTCAGTAGGCCTCATCGCAAACGCAGCACTCCATGGATTCATTCTTCTGGCCGGAACGTATTATTTACTCACCGATGGTTCGCAGCTCGTAGGCTGGTTCCTCGACAATTTTGATGAGTCAGGTGTTGTCAAATCATACGCAGTAGCTGTTGACGATGAACTGTCTTCTATTCTCTTCGGTAATATCCTGAACGCATTTGTGACGGGAATTATCGGGATTCTTGTCTTTTCTGGATATAATCTTGTTGCACCCGAAGCAGTAAAAGTTCCATTTGCGCCCCTAGTCGGTGCACTCACAGGAGCAGGAAGTTTAATTCCAGTTGTCGGGATGAAAATCGTGTATCTCCCCGTCGGAGCGATTCTCGCGGTTGCAGCCGTCGCCAGTGGTCAGCCAAGCGCGTTTGGCTTCGTGATTCTGTTTCTCCTTTTAGCGTTCGTAGTCGTCGATACGATTCCTGACTTTCTAATCCGCCCGTATGTGAGCGGCAACCGGACACATGTGGGCCTACTGATGTTTGCCTATATTCTCGGACCGATCGCGTTCGGGTTCTACGGGATTTTTCTTGGCCCAATACTGCTTGTCCTCCTCGCAGAGTTCTTTAGAACTATTGCATCGTACGTGCTCACCGGCAGACAGCCACATGAACAATCAAGTCTCTCGGACTACTGA
- a CDS encoding hydrolase: MENITATPSDQLLTPQNCAITLIDHQPEMVLGVNTIGTGELRNNVAGLAKTIDAYDVPAVLTSIGREYNGPLFEEITETLPDEEVIDRTTMNSWEDEAFVEAIEATGRDRLVIAGLWTEVCVCFAALSALDAGYDVYVVADASGGQTTADHERAMERMIEAGVTPVTWSQVLYELQRDWATEGAERAHQIAKDHGGDFGMAVEFADFLSE; encoded by the coding sequence ATGGAAAACATAACTGCTACTCCGAGTGATCAGTTGCTCACGCCCCAGAACTGTGCGATTACGCTCATCGACCACCAGCCCGAGATGGTACTCGGCGTCAACACCATCGGGACCGGAGAACTCCGGAACAACGTCGCTGGGTTGGCAAAGACCATCGACGCGTACGACGTGCCGGCCGTTCTCACGAGCATAGGCAGGGAGTACAACGGTCCGCTCTTCGAGGAGATTACGGAGACGTTGCCGGACGAGGAGGTGATCGACCGAACGACAATGAACTCGTGGGAGGACGAGGCGTTCGTCGAAGCCATCGAAGCCACCGGCCGTGACCGATTGGTCATCGCTGGTCTCTGGACTGAAGTCTGTGTCTGTTTCGCTGCACTCTCGGCGCTGGACGCGGGATACGACGTCTACGTCGTTGCCGATGCATCTGGCGGACAAACGACCGCGGATCACGAGCGTGCGATGGAGCGCATGATCGAAGCCGGTGTGACTCCAGTAACGTGGTCGCAGGTCCTCTACGAACTGCAACGAGACTGGGCGACTGAGGGTGCCGAACGAGCGCACCAGATCGCGAAAGATCACGGTGGTGATTTCGGGATGGCCGTCGAGTTCGCGGACTTCCTCTCCGAGTAG
- a CDS encoding winged helix-turn-helix transcriptional regulator has translation MPAPRSDSEGNLAEDERNVIDSLSELGSEWRLVVLYDLHKGEKRFNELKRSTDASGRTLSRVLDDLREMGYVNRRLEEDTPVAAFYSLTTKGESLCPVFNEIEEWTKEWTDESASGSDPT, from the coding sequence ATGCCAGCACCTCGGTCAGATTCAGAGGGCAATCTCGCTGAAGACGAACGTAACGTAATCGATTCGCTAAGTGAACTCGGCTCTGAGTGGAGACTGGTCGTACTCTACGACCTCCATAAGGGTGAGAAACGATTCAACGAGCTTAAACGCTCGACCGATGCGTCGGGCCGAACCCTCTCTCGAGTCCTCGACGACCTTCGAGAGATGGGGTACGTTAATCGCCGTCTGGAAGAGGACACTCCCGTGGCCGCATTCTATAGTCTCACCACGAAAGGCGAATCCCTCTGCCCCGTATTCAACGAAATAGAGGAGTGGACCAAAGAGTGGACCGACGAATCAGCGTCCGGGTCTGACCCCACATAA
- a CDS encoding low temperature requirement protein A — MKSAPSRLASLEDIGGDEEEEEVTPLELFFDLVFVFAMTQVSSFLANHLTWIGVVRGVGLLAVLWWAWVTYSWLTNAIPAEEALPARIVLLAAMAAMLIVALAVPDAFGDDGVLFGLAYFVVRMLHVLLYALATDPETRDAILRLAPGFLLGPILLVPAGFLDGSMQALLWVLALAVDYGVPLVRGVSGFSIQASHFVERYRLILIIALGESIVAIGVGVNAGGLALTPNVIVAALSGILLVFALWWLYFDYVVLAAERRLVSATDSERAVLARDSYSYLHLPMVAGIIFTALGIEQTLAHVGEPLGTIPAVALGGGGALYLIGHNLFRLRDTGTISVPRFVVAAGACLTIPLSMRVSALTSLFSLMVLFVGLSGFETARSEFRQSVRGS; from the coding sequence ATGAAGTCAGCTCCCTCGCGGTTGGCGAGCCTCGAAGACATCGGTGGAGACGAGGAGGAGGAGGAGGTTACGCCGCTTGAGTTGTTCTTCGATCTCGTCTTCGTCTTCGCGATGACGCAGGTGAGTAGTTTTCTCGCCAACCATCTCACGTGGATCGGCGTCGTTCGTGGTGTCGGCTTGCTCGCCGTATTGTGGTGGGCGTGGGTCACTTACTCCTGGTTGACAAACGCCATTCCCGCAGAGGAGGCACTCCCGGCACGAATCGTGCTTCTCGCGGCGATGGCGGCCATGCTTATCGTCGCACTCGCCGTTCCCGACGCTTTCGGTGACGATGGAGTGCTCTTCGGCCTCGCGTACTTCGTCGTCCGGATGTTACACGTCCTCCTGTACGCGCTTGCGACCGACCCAGAGACACGGGATGCGATTTTGCGGCTCGCTCCAGGATTTTTACTTGGACCGATACTCCTCGTCCCGGCAGGGTTTCTCGATGGATCCATGCAAGCATTGCTGTGGGTCCTCGCGCTCGCAGTCGACTACGGCGTCCCGTTGGTCCGAGGTGTGTCCGGTTTCTCCATCCAGGCGAGCCACTTCGTCGAACGCTACCGCCTGATTCTCATCATCGCACTCGGCGAGTCCATCGTAGCAATCGGCGTCGGCGTCAACGCCGGTGGTCTCGCGCTCACTCCGAACGTTATCGTCGCCGCTCTCTCCGGTATCCTGCTCGTATTCGCTCTCTGGTGGCTCTACTTCGACTACGTCGTGCTCGCTGCCGAGCGGCGACTCGTTTCGGCGACCGATTCGGAGCGAGCGGTCCTGGCACGGGACTCCTACAGTTATCTCCACCTCCCGATGGTCGCTGGGATAATCTTTACCGCGCTCGGGATAGAGCAGACGCTCGCACACGTCGGAGAACCGCTCGGGACCATTCCAGCCGTGGCGCTCGGTGGCGGCGGGGCACTGTACTTGATCGGACACAACCTCTTTCGACTCCGCGATACCGGAACGATCAGCGTTCCTCGATTCGTCGTTGCAGCCGGTGCCTGTCTGACAATTCCGCTCTCGATGCGTGTCTCCGCGCTCACGTCGCTGTTTTCGCTGATGGTTCTGTTTGTCGGTCTCTCCGGCTTCGAGACGGCCCGGTCTGAATTTCGCCAATCGGTTCGAGGGAGCTGA
- a CDS encoding SDR family oxidoreductase: MSIQFDFTGQVVLVAGASGDLGTTVVEQFQNAGATVCMSARHPPEDGNAAELLENDMVHFYGADFTDEAAVKEAYNSIIDDHGRLDAVCTVIGAWRGGTRLDQTAVDEFDFLMSVNLKTMFLAAKHAVPHLRESNGDLVSVSARSSLEGGKGDGPYRAAKAGVRLLTETIAEENLGSVRANAVMPSIIDTPANRDMLPDADHDSWPTPEEIAREIAFLCSDASSATSGAAVPVYGEI; this comes from the coding sequence ATGTCGATACAGTTTGACTTCACCGGTCAGGTGGTTCTCGTTGCGGGGGCTAGTGGCGACCTCGGAACCACGGTTGTCGAACAGTTCCAGAATGCGGGCGCAACTGTCTGTATGAGTGCCCGTCACCCCCCTGAGGACGGGAACGCTGCTGAACTGCTTGAGAACGATATGGTTCACTTCTACGGTGCCGACTTCACTGACGAAGCAGCTGTCAAAGAAGCCTACAACTCGATTATCGACGACCACGGTCGACTTGATGCAGTCTGTACGGTAATCGGCGCTTGGAGAGGTGGAACGCGACTTGACCAGACTGCTGTCGACGAGTTCGACTTCCTAATGAGCGTCAACCTCAAGACGATGTTCTTGGCCGCGAAGCACGCTGTGCCCCACCTACGCGAATCGAATGGGGATCTGGTGAGTGTCAGTGCCAGGTCCTCCTTGGAGGGTGGTAAAGGAGATGGGCCGTATCGAGCCGCGAAAGCTGGTGTCCGGCTGTTAACCGAAACGATTGCAGAGGAGAATCTTGGTAGTGTTCGCGCGAACGCAGTCATGCCGAGCATCATTGATACGCCGGCGAATCGAGACATGCTCCCGGATGCTGATCACGATAGCTGGCCGACACCCGAGGAGATTGCCCGGGAGATTGCGTTCCTCTGTAGTGACGCTTCGAGCGCTACAAGCGGAGCTGCGGTGCCCGTGTACGGAGAAATCTGA
- a CDS encoding outer membrane protein assembly factor BamB family protein has protein sequence MKPSKISGTVFGDSSQKGKDSQIKDDIKRRTFLTASIVGVSVGLSGCLGSRDRSLPSTPSGSWRQYMRDKGNTGATEATVPPRGNLAWTSDAFTRWLPVVADGEVYIGNVDPNPGPKIVGLDATDGSERWSVSIEEANHYTSTVIGELLVAAYGDQVIALDRKSGDQEWTATLSGTVSRTEMTAVSAETLVLVPEVSRQDAALTAFDATTGEQQWSTPLAGRIVDAPAVQGDGAFVASESELYRLDITDGSKVWSQSVENVVLGPRPTADGIVVAANGALTVHDADTGERLRTLDSYNREAYGIALADGTAYWLTFESLAAISIEDGTEEWRLEAQGCQEGLCVGEDTIVAPVQYEEFELETTWPTIAAFDRETGDVRWYYHIDGFDVVFTTPPVLVDGAVYFTANTIDSVGVLGDVPPEGDSGLF, from the coding sequence ATGAAGCCCTCCAAAATCAGTGGAACCGTGTTCGGTGATTCATCACAAAAGGGTAAGGACTCACAAATCAAGGATGATATAAAGCGGAGAACGTTTCTGACGGCGAGTATTGTTGGTGTTAGTGTTGGTCTCAGCGGCTGTCTGGGCAGCCGTGATCGTTCTCTCCCGTCGACCCCCTCAGGGTCGTGGCGTCAGTATATGCGGGACAAAGGGAACACAGGGGCAACGGAGGCAACCGTCCCGCCGCGCGGGAATCTCGCTTGGACGTCGGACGCATTCACGCGCTGGCTACCGGTCGTGGCCGACGGGGAGGTTTACATCGGCAACGTCGACCCAAACCCTGGCCCGAAAATCGTCGGACTCGACGCGACGGACGGTTCTGAACGCTGGAGTGTCAGTATCGAGGAGGCAAACCACTATACATCCACCGTCATCGGAGAGTTGCTGGTTGCCGCGTACGGAGACCAAGTAATCGCGCTCGACCGCAAGTCGGGTGACCAGGAGTGGACTGCTACATTATCCGGTACCGTTTCCCGCACCGAGATGACCGCTGTTTCTGCGGAGACGCTCGTGCTGGTTCCTGAAGTTTCTAGGCAAGATGCTGCTCTCACAGCCTTCGACGCTACGACGGGAGAACAACAGTGGTCTACACCGCTTGCGGGGCGCATTGTCGACGCTCCTGCAGTCCAAGGAGACGGCGCTTTCGTCGCCTCGGAATCGGAGCTGTATCGCCTCGATATCACGGACGGCAGTAAGGTATGGAGTCAAAGCGTCGAGAATGTTGTGCTCGGACCGAGACCGACTGCTGATGGAATCGTCGTTGCTGCCAACGGCGCGCTCACCGTCCACGACGCCGACACCGGAGAGCGTCTCCGAACGCTCGACAGCTACAACCGCGAAGCCTACGGCATAGCACTCGCGGACGGAACTGCCTATTGGCTGACTTTCGAAAGCCTCGCAGCGATCTCTATCGAAGATGGTACCGAAGAGTGGCGTCTCGAGGCCCAGGGATGTCAAGAGGGGCTCTGCGTTGGCGAGGACACCATCGTCGCTCCGGTCCAGTACGAGGAGTTCGAACTGGAAACGACATGGCCCACGATCGCCGCGTTCGACCGCGAGACCGGCGACGTACGCTGGTACTATCACATCGACGGGTTCGACGTGGTGTTTACCACTCCCCCGGTGCTTGTCGACGGAGCGGTCTACTTCACTGCTAACACCATCGATAGTGTCGGCGTGCTCGGGGACGTCCCACCGGAAGGGGATTCGGGGCTGTTCTGA
- a CDS encoding VOC family protein has product MANSQSPPTDPPVTDTPPESAFHVTGMDHVSIIGSNVEDTVAFYRDVLGMSLVLKQPNLDAPNVTHLFFDTGDGRILTFFVEERRKTNTDRLRTPIGGVHHIAFRYEPERLEEIRAGLEEHGHHYNEFDRGIFHSLYTSDHNGLVIELATDKFEIPDDRRGEVLALAQEKRLQDGAEYAKAEHLEAALIVLDLPIERKKLPNAQSGAGGFD; this is encoded by the coding sequence ATGGCTAACTCTCAATCGCCACCCACCGACCCGCCCGTGACCGATACTCCACCGGAGAGTGCATTCCACGTAACCGGGATGGATCACGTCTCGATCATAGGGAGCAACGTCGAGGACACCGTTGCGTTCTACCGGGACGTGCTCGGAATGTCCCTCGTCCTCAAACAGCCCAATCTCGACGCGCCGAACGTTACTCACCTGTTCTTCGATACGGGTGACGGACGCATTCTCACGTTCTTCGTCGAAGAGAGGCGGAAGACGAACACGGACCGTCTGCGAACACCGATTGGCGGTGTCCACCATATCGCGTTCAGGTACGAGCCCGAAAGACTGGAAGAGATCCGTGCCGGACTCGAAGAACACGGTCATCACTACAACGAGTTCGACCGTGGGATCTTCCACTCGCTGTATACGAGCGATCACAACGGCCTCGTCATCGAACTTGCGACCGACAAATTCGAGATTCCCGACGATCGGCGCGGCGAAGTGCTGGCCCTCGCACAGGAAAAACGACTCCAAGACGGTGCCGAGTACGCCAAAGCGGAACATCTCGAAGCCGCACTCATCGTACTCGACCTACCCATCGAACGGAAGAAACTCCCCAACGCGCAGTCTGGTGCTGGCGGATTCGACTAA
- a CDS encoding VOC family protein — MLTDTPGIHHITGIVRDAQENVDFYSDVLGLRLVKQTVNFNEKFTRHLFYGDETGSPGTALTFFPYPAEEAGRPGKPQISTATLTIPSNSVSYWQDRLADHDVTVEGPRDRFDETILRFSDPDGTQLELVTGESDVEPWVDGSVPTQHAIRGIHGVTLLSTSVFVTASVLETLGFELRDQAGDRVRYQAQGDRATVVDLLDRDAEFGREGAGSIHHVAVRIPEKDQLYEWHDLFRERGYDVSRVKDRHFFHSLYVREPGGILFELATEEPGLAGEGHLDSFGQSLFLPPWLEEDREMIEGQLRPLDPSSGAGTN, encoded by the coding sequence ATGCTCACCGATACACCCGGAATCCACCACATCACAGGCATCGTTCGCGACGCCCAGGAGAACGTCGACTTCTACAGCGACGTGCTCGGTCTTCGACTCGTCAAGCAAACGGTGAACTTCAACGAGAAGTTCACACGCCACCTCTTCTACGGTGACGAAACTGGCTCACCGGGCACCGCCCTGACGTTCTTTCCGTATCCCGCCGAAGAGGCTGGTCGCCCCGGGAAGCCACAAATCAGCACCGCTACGCTGACCATCCCGTCGAACTCGGTGTCATACTGGCAGGACCGACTAGCCGACCACGACGTCACGGTCGAGGGACCACGCGACCGGTTTGACGAGACGATCCTTCGGTTTTCCGACCCGGACGGCACGCAACTCGAACTCGTCACCGGCGAGTCGGACGTAGAGCCGTGGGTTGACGGTTCGGTTCCGACTCAGCACGCGATTCGCGGCATCCACGGCGTAACGCTACTGTCGACGAGCGTCTTCGTCACTGCGAGCGTCCTGGAGACACTGGGATTCGAACTCCGCGATCAAGCCGGCGACCGGGTTCGGTATCAGGCACAGGGAGACCGTGCGACCGTCGTCGATCTCCTCGACCGGGACGCCGAGTTTGGACGGGAGGGTGCTGGATCCATCCATCACGTTGCCGTGCGGATCCCTGAGAAAGACCAACTCTACGAGTGGCACGACCTCTTCCGCGAGCGTGGGTACGATGTGTCACGAGTGAAGGATCGTCACTTCTTCCACTCGCTGTACGTGCGCGAACCCGGCGGGATCCTGTTCGAACTCGCTACGGAAGAGCCGGGACTCGCAGGTGAGGGCCACCTCGACTCATTCGGACAATCGCTATTTCTCCCGCCGTGGCTCGAAGAAGACCGCGAGATGATCGAGGGGCAACTGCGGCCGCTCGATCCCTCTTCTGGGGCAGGGACAAACTAA
- a CDS encoding CoA-binding protein: protein MPIESSDKLRQVLELDRVAVVGASTSYEKAAHIVPAYLQRHGYELHPVNPTADEIFGTQASDSLATVPETVDIVEIFRPSEEVPGIVEEALSRDDVKAIWMQPGIQNDKAAHEAEAAGLDVVQDRCMKVEHGQLIRHPMD, encoded by the coding sequence GTGCCAATCGAAAGCTCCGATAAACTACGTCAAGTTCTGGAACTCGACAGGGTTGCAGTCGTGGGGGCATCAACTTCGTACGAGAAAGCCGCACACATCGTACCGGCGTATCTCCAGAGGCACGGGTACGAACTCCACCCGGTCAATCCGACTGCAGACGAGATCTTTGGCACTCAGGCGTCTGATTCACTTGCCACCGTTCCCGAGACTGTTGATATCGTCGAGATCTTCCGGCCGAGTGAGGAAGTTCCGGGGATTGTGGAGGAAGCACTCTCTCGTGACGACGTGAAAGCGATATGGATGCAACCGGGGATCCAGAACGACAAGGCAGCACACGAAGCGGAAGCAGCCGGGTTAGATGTCGTTCAAGATCGCTGTATGAAGGTAGAACACGGCCAACTGATTCGTCATCCGATGGACTGA
- a CDS encoding low temperature requirement protein A, producing the protein MAKVLPTESKDGSDAADSVSPVELFFDLVFVFAFVQVTTFLAADITWMRVGRAIALLAVLWWGWVTYTWLTDALSTEESVAERIVIFAATAGMFIVALAVPTAFQEGALLFAVAYFVVRVLHVALYATATTPETRDAILRLAPGFLGGPLLLVVASFLAGPLQAAVWVVALAIDYGVAYVRGVAGFQIRPEHFVDRHRDIVIIALGESVLAMGLGLGNDVLELPPESIVAAFLGIILAAGLAWLYFDYVTLGMEENLVTADRHERARMARDTYSYLHFPIVTGVIFVAFGLKKTVAHPQVPLETIPAVALCGGGALYLFGDVAARLRDVGSISRPRLVVAIFACAIIPVVLEVSSLTALAGVMVLFVALAAYETLYSEYRHSVRGT; encoded by the coding sequence ATGGCGAAGGTGCTGCCAACAGAAAGTAAAGACGGGAGTGATGCAGCGGATTCCGTTAGTCCTGTCGAACTGTTTTTCGACCTCGTGTTCGTATTTGCGTTCGTACAGGTTACAACATTTCTAGCGGCGGACATCACTTGGATGCGCGTGGGCCGCGCTATAGCCCTCCTTGCAGTACTGTGGTGGGGATGGGTCACCTACACGTGGCTGACGGATGCGCTATCGACTGAAGAGAGCGTCGCTGAACGGATAGTGATCTTTGCCGCAACTGCTGGGATGTTTATTGTCGCCCTTGCAGTTCCGACCGCCTTCCAGGAGGGTGCGCTGCTCTTTGCAGTCGCATATTTCGTCGTTCGAGTGTTGCACGTCGCACTGTATGCGACTGCGACGACACCCGAAACGCGAGATGCTATCCTCCGACTCGCCCCGGGCTTTTTGGGTGGACCATTGTTACTTGTGGTGGCCAGCTTTCTTGCTGGCCCGCTACAAGCTGCGGTCTGGGTCGTCGCGCTCGCGATCGATTATGGAGTCGCGTACGTCCGTGGTGTTGCTGGGTTCCAGATCCGCCCCGAGCATTTCGTCGATCGACATCGAGATATCGTCATTATCGCACTCGGCGAGTCAGTGTTGGCAATGGGCCTCGGGCTTGGGAACGACGTCCTCGAACTTCCCCCAGAATCGATTGTTGCTGCGTTCCTCGGAATCATACTTGCCGCCGGGCTCGCGTGGCTGTACTTCGATTACGTCACACTAGGGATGGAAGAGAATCTCGTCACAGCAGATCGTCACGAGCGTGCCAGAATGGCCCGGGATACCTACAGCTATTTGCACTTCCCGATCGTGACGGGTGTCATATTTGTCGCGTTCGGCCTCAAAAAGACAGTTGCCCATCCACAGGTCCCACTCGAAACGATTCCTGCAGTCGCATTATGTGGTGGCGGTGCACTCTATCTATTCGGTGACGTGGCCGCTCGGTTGCGCGATGTTGGCAGCATCAGCAGACCACGTCTGGTCGTTGCAATCTTCGCCTGTGCAATCATCCCTGTGGTACTGGAAGTGTCTTCACTTACTGCCTTGGCCGGAGTCATGGTTCTGTTCGTTGCACTCGCCGCTTATGAGACGCTGTACTCCGAGTATCGACACTCAGTACGTGGAACGTGA
- a CDS encoding CBS domain-containing protein, giving the protein MYTIADLPIENTLQTVEYDLGLESALRRMFENSYTQIGVERDSELVGIVTYRSVVRTLLAFQRLDVGHKTLDKISVGAAVEDAHTISEDENLLAVFDSLAEYTYIVVDRDDEWQILTDYDLLTRLKQMLEPFLLIESIEMQLREIFTRVFGDSLSEQLAETFDEEHPLPTPTSIEHCSYAHYAQFISIHWAEFESLFDDQQDVIRELVLEIGDMRNQLFHFRVDDPEAFDRDLLRFGQSYFSSV; this is encoded by the coding sequence ATGTACACAATCGCTGACCTGCCCATCGAAAACACCCTCCAGACCGTCGAATATGACCTCGGGCTCGAATCGGCGCTCCGTCGGATGTTCGAGAACAGCTACACCCAGATCGGTGTCGAACGTGACAGCGAGCTCGTCGGGATTGTCACCTACAGGTCCGTGGTCCGGACCCTCCTTGCATTCCAGCGGCTGGATGTCGGGCACAAAACGCTCGATAAGATCTCGGTCGGAGCGGCCGTCGAAGATGCACACACCATCAGTGAAGACGAGAACCTTCTCGCCGTATTCGATTCACTCGCAGAGTACACGTACATTGTGGTCGATCGAGACGACGAGTGGCAGATTCTGACCGACTACGACCTCCTGACGCGACTGAAACAGATGCTCGAGCCGTTTCTGTTGATCGAGTCTATCGAAATGCAGTTGCGCGAGATTTTCACGCGAGTGTTCGGAGATTCACTGTCGGAGCAGTTGGCCGAAACCTTCGACGAGGAACACCCACTGCCGACGCCAACGTCAATCGAGCACTGCAGTTACGCACACTATGCCCAATTCATCTCGATCCACTGGGCAGAATTTGAATCACTCTTCGATGATCAACAGGACGTAATTCGCGAGCTAGTCCTTGAAATCGGGGATATGCGAAATCAGCTCTTCCACTTTCGAGTCGACGACCCAGAAGCATTTGACCGAGACCTGCTTCGCTTCGGTCAGTCGTACTTCTCCTCAGTGTAA